A genome region from Sphingomonas sp. BGYR3 includes the following:
- a CDS encoding peptidase M61 produces the protein MNRPLALGALLLATTAPALAQNSKPQPLPIVDKVPAARDVQYPGTLKLEIDATNVAQGIFTVKETIPVAKAGPMTLLFPEWLPGAHAPRGQIEKLTGLVFTGNGKVIPWKRDVLDMNAFHLDIPAGVRSVEARFQFASATQGNQGRIVMAPKMLNLQPNSMSLYPAGYFTRNIPVSMTVTYPDGWTARSGLPATNRGSVYSYQTTDYDTLVDSPVFAGAYFKEWALSDRVDLNVFADNPKELEAKPEHIEAHKRLVEQGVKLFGAQHYDKYEFLFAITDEMGGIGLEHHRSSENGVGPGYFTDWDKGPGSRNLLPHEYTHSWNGKFRRGADLWTPDFRYPMRDSLLWVYEGQTQFWGYVLQARSGIVGKQDTLDMLANIAATLDTRAGRTWRPLIDTTNDPIISARRPKGWTSWQRSEDYYNEGLLIWLEVDAKLRELSGGSKSMDDFAKAFFGINDGDWGVVTYTFDDVVRILNGIQPFDWSKHLKARTELVSQGAPLGGFTGNGYKLVYSEEPTAFLKGSEAKAGGVNLTYSLGLTVGKDGTISGVDWGSPAFKAGLAVGGTVTAVGGEAYTPDQLKTAVKAAKGGREPIRLLVKYGTHFREAAIDYHDGLRYPRLEKTGAGENGLDRLLSAK, from the coding sequence ATGAACCGTCCTCTCGCGCTTGGCGCGCTGCTGCTTGCCACCACTGCGCCCGCGCTTGCCCAGAACAGCAAGCCGCAGCCGCTGCCGATCGTCGACAAGGTGCCGGCCGCGCGCGACGTGCAATATCCCGGCACGCTGAAGCTGGAGATCGACGCGACCAACGTGGCGCAGGGGATCTTTACCGTTAAGGAGACGATCCCCGTTGCCAAGGCCGGGCCGATGACCCTGCTGTTCCCCGAATGGCTGCCCGGTGCCCATGCGCCGCGCGGGCAGATCGAAAAGCTGACCGGCCTGGTCTTTACCGGCAATGGCAAGGTGATCCCGTGGAAGCGCGACGTGCTGGACATGAACGCGTTCCACCTGGACATCCCGGCCGGCGTCCGCTCGGTCGAGGCGCGGTTCCAGTTCGCCTCTGCGACGCAGGGCAATCAGGGGCGGATCGTGATGGCGCCCAAGATGCTGAACCTTCAGCCCAATTCGATGAGCCTGTATCCCGCCGGCTATTTCACGCGGAACATCCCGGTCAGCATGACCGTGACCTATCCCGACGGCTGGACCGCGCGGTCCGGCCTGCCCGCCACCAATCGCGGGTCGGTCTACAGCTATCAGACGACCGATTACGACACGCTGGTCGACAGCCCGGTCTTTGCCGGCGCCTATTTCAAGGAATGGGCCTTGTCCGACCGCGTTGACCTCAACGTCTTTGCCGACAATCCCAAGGAGCTGGAGGCCAAGCCGGAGCATATCGAGGCGCACAAGCGGCTGGTGGAACAGGGCGTGAAGCTGTTCGGCGCGCAGCATTACGACAAGTATGAATTCCTGTTCGCCATCACCGACGAAATGGGCGGGATCGGCCTTGAGCATCACCGCAGCTCCGAAAACGGCGTCGGTCCCGGCTATTTCACCGACTGGGACAAGGGGCCGGGCAGCCGCAACCTGTTGCCGCACGAATATACCCATAGCTGGAACGGCAAGTTCCGCCGCGGGGCCGATCTGTGGACACCGGATTTCCGCTATCCGATGCGCGACAGCCTGCTCTGGGTGTATGAAGGGCAGACGCAATTCTGGGGCTATGTCCTTCAGGCGCGCTCCGGCATTGTCGGCAAGCAGGATACGCTGGACATGCTGGCCAACATTGCCGCAACGCTCGACACGCGCGCGGGCCGCACCTGGCGTCCGCTGATCGACACGACGAACGATCCCATCATCTCCGCCCGCCGGCCAAAGGGCTGGACCAGCTGGCAGCGGAGCGAGGATTACTACAATGAAGGCCTGCTGATCTGGCTTGAGGTCGATGCCAAGCTGCGCGAGCTGTCGGGCGGCAGCAAGTCGATGGACGATTTCGCCAAGGCGTTTTTCGGCATCAATGACGGCGACTGGGGCGTCGTCACCTACACGTTCGACGATGTCGTCCGCATCCTGAACGGCATTCAGCCCTTTGACTGGTCAAAGCATCTGAAGGCGCGGACCGAACTGGTCAGCCAGGGCGCGCCGCTGGGCGGGTTCACCGGCAACGGCTACAAGCTGGTGTACAGCGAAGAGCCGACCGCCTTCCTGAAGGGGTCGGAGGCCAAGGCCGGCGGGGTCAACCTCACCTATTCGCTGGGCCTGACCGTCGGCAAGGACGGCACGATCAGCGGCGTCGACTGGGGCAGCCCCGCGTTCAAGGCCGGACTTGCGGTGGGCGGCACCGTGACTGCGGTGGGCGGCGAGGCATATACCCCCGACCAGTTGAAGACGGCGGTGAAGGCTGCGAAGGGCGGACGCGAGCCGATCCGGTTGCTGGTCAAATATGGCACGCATTTCCGGGAGGCCGCCATCGACTATCACGATGGGCTGCGCTATCCGCGCCTCGAAAAGACTGGCGCGGGAGAAAACGGCCTCGACCGGCTGCTCAGCGCCAAATAG
- the serA gene encoding phosphoglycerate dehydrogenase, protein MPKVLISDKMSPLAAQIFRDRGVEVDEITGKTPDELKAIIGEYDGLAIRSSTKVTKDILAHATNLKVVGRAGIGVDNVDIPAASAAGVVVMNTPFGNSITTAEHAIALMFALARQLPEADASTQAGKWEKNRFMGVELTGKTLGLIGAGNIGSIVADRALGLKMKVAAFDPFLSPERALEIGVDKVELDELLARADFITLHTPLTDQTRNILSAENLAKTKKGVRIINCARGGLIDEAALKAGLDSGHIAGAALDVFVEEPAKAHPLFGTPNFVATPHLGASTNEAQVNVALQVAEQMADYLLTGGVTNALNVPSLSAEEAPRLKPYMALAERLGSLVGQLAHGGVPRVSVHAEGAAAELNLKPMVSAALAGFLRVHSDTVNMVNAPFLVKERGIEVREVRNERAGDYNSLVRVSVKTDAGERSVAGTLFSNAAPRLVELFGIKIEADLAGDMLYVVNEDAPGFIGRLGSTLGEAGVNIGTFHLGRREAGGEAVLLLSVDEAVTPELIARVRALPGVKTAMALKF, encoded by the coding sequence ATGCCCAAGGTTCTGATTTCCGACAAAATGTCCCCGCTCGCCGCCCAGATTTTCCGCGATCGCGGGGTCGAGGTGGACGAGATCACCGGCAAGACGCCCGATGAGCTTAAAGCGATCATCGGCGAATATGACGGCCTGGCCATCCGCTCCTCGACCAAGGTGACCAAGGACATTCTGGCCCATGCCACCAATCTGAAGGTCGTCGGCCGCGCCGGCATCGGCGTCGACAATGTCGACATTCCCGCCGCCAGCGCCGCCGGTGTCGTGGTGATGAACACGCCGTTCGGCAATTCGATCACCACCGCCGAACACGCCATCGCCCTGATGTTCGCGCTGGCCCGCCAGTTGCCGGAGGCGGACGCCAGCACGCAGGCGGGCAAGTGGGAAAAGAACCGCTTCATGGGCGTCGAGCTGACCGGCAAGACGCTGGGCCTGATCGGTGCGGGCAATATCGGTTCGATCGTCGCCGACCGTGCGCTGGGCCTGAAGATGAAGGTCGCCGCCTTCGATCCCTTCCTGTCGCCCGAGCGCGCGCTGGAAATCGGCGTGGACAAGGTGGAGCTGGACGAGCTGCTCGCCCGCGCCGATTTCATCACGCTGCACACGCCGCTGACCGATCAGACGCGCAACATCCTGTCGGCGGAAAACCTGGCCAAGACCAAGAAGGGCGTGCGGATCATCAACTGCGCGCGCGGCGGCCTGATCGACGAGGCCGCGCTGAAGGCGGGCCTGGATTCGGGCCATATCGCCGGCGCGGCGCTGGACGTGTTCGTCGAGGAACCGGCCAAGGCGCATCCGCTGTTCGGCACGCCCAATTTCGTCGCCACCCCGCATCTGGGCGCATCGACCAATGAGGCGCAGGTTAATGTCGCGTTGCAGGTGGCCGAACAGATGGCCGATTACCTGCTGACCGGCGGCGTCACCAACGCGCTGAACGTGCCCAGCCTGTCGGCGGAGGAAGCGCCCCGGCTGAAACCCTATATGGCGCTGGCCGAGCGGCTGGGCAGCCTGGTCGGCCAGCTGGCCCATGGCGGCGTGCCGCGCGTCTCCGTCCATGCCGAGGGCGCAGCGGCGGAACTGAACCTGAAACCGATGGTGTCGGCGGCGCTGGCCGGGTTCCTGCGCGTCCATTCCGACACGGTGAACATGGTCAATGCGCCGTTCCTGGTAAAGGAACGCGGGATCGAGGTGCGCGAGGTGCGCAACGAACGCGCGGGCGATTACAACAGCCTGGTGCGCGTGTCGGTCAAGACCGATGCCGGCGAGCGGTCGGTGGCGGGCACGTTGTTCAGCAACGCCGCACCGCGCCTGGTTGAGCTGTTCGGCATCAAGATCGAGGCCGATCTGGCCGGCGACATGCTGTACGTCGTCAACGAGGATGCGCCGGGGTTCATCGGTCGTCTGGGTTCGACGCTGGGCGAGGCGGGCGTCAACATCGGCACCTTCCACCTCGGTCGCCGCGAAGCGGGCGGCGAGGCGGTGCTGCTGCTGTCGGTCGACGAGGCAGTGACGCCGGAGCTGATCGCCCGCGTCCGCGCCCTGCCGGGCGTCAAGACGGCGATGGCGCTCAAGTTCTGA
- a CDS encoding ATP-binding cassette domain-containing protein, protein MAAPILSFENLGLVQGSGWLFQGLNLYIGARDRLALIGRNGAGKTTLLKLLSGKIEADEGKRVIVPGTRVILLEQDPSVAGHATLMDFALAGADAPERHEVAAIADQLGIDMAREAATASGGERRRAAIARALAQDPDVLLLDEPTNHLDIAAIEWLEDWLTRFRGAFVVISHDRTFLTRLTRQTFWLDRGTMRRSEIGFGGFEAWTEQVEAEEQRAAERLDARLKLEEHWLQRGVTGRRRRNMGRLNKLIEMRAERAAMTGMQGTAALAASSDDSKTKVVIDAKGVTKSYGDRAIVRDFSFRITRGDRIGIVGRNGAGKSTLIKLLTGEVAPDAGEIKLAKTIDMIVIDQQRSKMAPDKTVRDVLADGGEWLDVRGTRKHVHGYLKEFLFPPEMVDAKVGTLSGGERSRLLMAREFARPSNLLVLDEPTNDLDLETLDLLQDVIGDYEGTVLIVSHDRDFLDRTVTVTLGLDGSGTIDAVVGGYADWEAKRRIRPEARKAVAKPVEAAPPKPKSAKLSYKDQRDYDLLPKRIEELDAAIARDEAALADPKLYTADPRRFAALTDAIAKARDEKDAAEMRWLELAEQVEAAG, encoded by the coding sequence CTGGGTCTGGTCCAGGGCAGCGGCTGGCTGTTCCAGGGGCTGAACCTCTATATCGGCGCGCGCGACCGGCTGGCGCTGATCGGGCGGAACGGCGCGGGCAAGACGACGCTGCTCAAGCTGTTGTCGGGCAAGATCGAGGCGGATGAGGGCAAGCGGGTGATCGTGCCGGGCACGCGCGTCATCCTGCTGGAACAGGATCCTTCGGTCGCTGGCCATGCGACGCTGATGGACTTTGCGCTGGCGGGTGCGGATGCGCCGGAGCGGCACGAGGTTGCGGCCATCGCTGACCAGCTGGGCATCGACATGGCGCGCGAGGCGGCGACCGCATCGGGCGGCGAGCGGCGGCGGGCGGCGATCGCCCGCGCGCTGGCGCAGGATCCCGACGTGCTGCTGCTGGACGAACCGACCAACCATCTGGATATCGCCGCCATCGAATGGCTGGAGGACTGGCTGACCCGGTTTCGCGGCGCGTTTGTCGTGATCAGCCACGACCGCACGTTCCTGACGCGCCTGACGCGCCAGACCTTCTGGCTGGACCGGGGGACCATGCGCCGTTCCGAAATCGGCTTTGGCGGGTTCGAGGCATGGACCGAACAGGTCGAGGCCGAGGAACAGCGCGCGGCCGAACGGCTGGATGCGCGGCTGAAGCTGGAGGAACACTGGCTGCAGCGCGGGGTCACCGGACGGCGGCGGCGCAACATGGGGCGGCTGAACAAGCTGATCGAGATGCGCGCCGAACGGGCGGCGATGACCGGGATGCAGGGCACGGCCGCACTTGCCGCATCGTCCGATGACAGCAAGACCAAGGTCGTGATCGACGCCAAGGGCGTGACCAAATCCTATGGCGACCGGGCGATCGTCCGGGATTTCAGCTTTCGGATCACGCGCGGCGACCGGATCGGCATTGTCGGGCGCAATGGCGCGGGCAAGTCCACGCTGATCAAGCTGCTGACCGGCGAAGTCGCGCCCGATGCGGGCGAGATCAAGCTGGCCAAGACCATCGACATGATCGTCATCGACCAGCAGCGCAGCAAGATGGCCCCGGACAAGACGGTGCGGGACGTGCTGGCCGATGGCGGCGAGTGGCTGGACGTGCGGGGCACGCGAAAGCACGTCCATGGCTATCTGAAGGAATTCCTGTTCCCGCCGGAAATGGTGGACGCGAAAGTCGGCACCCTGTCTGGCGGCGAACGGTCGCGTCTGTTGATGGCGCGCGAATTCGCCCGGCCCAGCAACCTTCTGGTGCTGGACGAGCCGACCAACGACCTGGACCTCGAAACGCTGGATCTGTTGCAGGACGTGATCGGCGATTATGAAGGCACCGTCCTGATCGTCAGCCATGACCGCGACTTTCTGGACCGCACGGTAACGGTCACTCTGGGCCTGGACGGCAGCGGCACCATCGATGCCGTGGTCGGTGGCTATGCGGACTGGGAGGCCAAGCGCCGCATCCGGCCAGAGGCGCGGAAGGCAGTGGCCAAGCCGGTCGAGGCCGCGCCGCCAAAACCGAAATCGGCCAAGCTGAGTTACAAGGATCAACGCGACTATGATCTCCTGCCCAAGCGGATCGAGGAACTGGATGCCGCCATCGCACGGGATGAGGCGGCGCTCGCTGATCCCAAGCTCTACACAGCCGATCCAAGGCGGTTTGCCGCGCTGACCGACGCCATCGCCAAGGCGCGGGACGAAAAGGACGCGGCCGAGATGCGGTGGCTGGAACTGGCCGAACAGGTCGAGGCTGCGGGCTGA
- a CDS encoding alpha/beta hydrolase — protein sequence MIRWMLALVALFCGAAALAQGAPAPGTRIPLWEKGAPGFEARATLPEESKDYWTKSINAPSVTYFPAHPERRTGASVIIMPGGAHEFLVITTEGDDVARWFAQRGVAAFVLRYRLFRQKDSPYSFANAREDAERAVRLVRSRAAEYSIAPDRIGVMGFSAGGELARVTLLSPPVPAPGAADAIDRLSARPDYGILVFPGPLKGEEAITKDAPPLLLSAASDDACCSQPVIDILTAYRAAGASAELHLYAAGGHAYNMGEATPMVSLRHWPERITDWMTDRGLLAPPPQQKR from the coding sequence ATGATCCGATGGATGCTCGCGCTGGTGGCGCTGTTCTGTGGCGCGGCGGCGCTGGCGCAGGGCGCGCCGGCACCGGGCACGCGCATTCCGCTGTGGGAAAAGGGCGCGCCGGGATTCGAGGCTCGCGCCACGCTGCCGGAGGAATCGAAGGATTATTGGACCAAGTCGATCAACGCGCCGTCGGTCACCTATTTTCCCGCCCATCCGGAACGGCGCACCGGCGCGTCCGTCATCATCATGCCGGGCGGCGCGCACGAATTTCTGGTCATCACCACCGAGGGGGACGATGTCGCCCGCTGGTTTGCGCAGCGCGGCGTTGCCGCATTCGTCCTGCGCTACCGCCTGTTCCGGCAGAAGGATTCGCCCTACAGCTTCGCTAATGCGCGCGAGGATGCGGAGCGGGCCGTCCGCCTGGTCCGATCCCGAGCCGCCGAGTATTCCATCGCGCCAGACCGGATCGGCGTGATGGGATTTTCGGCGGGCGGTGAGCTGGCGCGGGTCACGCTGCTCAGCCCGCCGGTTCCCGCTCCAGGCGCAGCGGACGCGATCGACCGGCTGTCGGCACGGCCCGATTACGGCATCCTGGTGTTTCCCGGCCCGCTGAAGGGCGAGGAGGCGATCACCAAAGACGCGCCGCCGCTGCTGCTATCCGCCGCCAGCGACGACGCCTGCTGCTCACAGCCGGTGATTGACATCCTGACCGCCTACCGCGCGGCAGGGGCCTCGGCGGAACTGCACCTGTATGCGGCCGGGGGCCATGCCTATAACATGGGTGAGGCGACGCCGATGGTGTCGCTGCGCCACTGGCCGGAACGGATCACAGACTGGATGACCGACCGCGGGCTGCTTGCACCGCCGCCGCAACAAAAGCGTTGA
- a CDS encoding phosphoserine transaminase, which yields MTDLTAAGATLAPAKPATLPARPHFSSGPCAKPPGWSLDKLAVDSLGRSHRSKLGKQRLQYAIDLMREMLRLPDTHRIGIVPASDTGAYEMAMWTMLGARPVTALAWESFGEGWVTDAVKQLKLDPTVIRADYGQLPDLNAVDWSTDVLFTWNGTTSGVRVPNADWIPADREGLSFADSTSAVFAYDIDWDKIDVATFSWQKVLGGEGAHGVLILGPRAVERLETYTPAWPLPKVFRLMAKGKLAEGVFKGETINTPSMLAVEDAIFALEWAKSLGGLEGLIARSDANAAALDRIVAERDWLGHLAADSATRSKTSVCLTVEGADEAFIKQMASLLEKEGAAFDIAGYRDAPAGLRIWCGATVDTADIEALGPWLDWAYAAVKAA from the coding sequence ATGACTGACCTGACTGCCGCCGGCGCAACCCTTGCGCCCGCCAAGCCCGCCACCCTTCCGGCGCGCCCCCATTTTTCCTCCGGTCCTTGTGCCAAGCCGCCCGGCTGGTCGCTCGACAAGCTGGCCGTCGATTCGCTCGGCCGTTCGCACCGGTCAAAGCTTGGCAAGCAGCGCCTGCAATACGCCATCGACCTGATGCGCGAGATGCTGCGCCTGCCCGACACCCACCGCATCGGCATCGTACCCGCATCCGACACCGGCGCCTATGAAATGGCGATGTGGACGATGCTGGGCGCACGGCCCGTCACCGCGCTGGCATGGGAAAGCTTTGGCGAAGGCTGGGTGACCGATGCGGTCAAGCAGCTGAAGCTCGATCCCACCGTCATCCGCGCCGATTACGGCCAGCTGCCCGATCTGAACGCGGTCGACTGGTCCACCGACGTCCTGTTCACCTGGAACGGCACGACCAGCGGCGTGCGCGTGCCGAACGCGGACTGGATCCCGGCCGACCGCGAGGGGCTGTCCTTTGCCGATTCGACAAGCGCGGTGTTCGCCTATGACATCGACTGGGACAAGATCGATGTGGCGACGTTCAGCTGGCAGAAGGTGCTGGGCGGTGAGGGCGCGCACGGCGTCCTGATCCTCGGCCCGCGCGCTGTGGAACGGCTGGAAACCTATACCCCCGCCTGGCCGCTGCCCAAGGTGTTCCGCCTGATGGCCAAGGGCAAGCTGGCCGAGGGCGTGTTCAAGGGCGAGACGATCAACACCCCGTCGATGCTGGCCGTCGAGGACGCGATCTTCGCGCTTGAATGGGCGAAATCGCTTGGCGGTCTTGAGGGGCTGATCGCGCGCAGCGATGCCAATGCCGCCGCGCTGGACCGGATCGTCGCGGAACGCGACTGGCTGGGCCATCTCGCCGCCGATTCCGCCACCCGTTCAAAGACCAGCGTCTGCCTGACGGTCGAGGGCGCGGACGAGGCATTCATCAAGCAGATGGCGAGCCTTCTGGAAAAGGAAGGCGCGGCATTCGACATCGCCGGATATCGCGATGCGCCCGCCGGCCTTCGCATCTGGTGCGGCGCCACGGTCGATACCGCCGATATCGAGGCGCTCGGCCCCTGGCTCGACTGGGCCTACGCGGCCGTCAAGGCAGCCTGA
- a CDS encoding extensin family protein, with protein MVFRVRLPALLALPLMLAGCVFGGGGEEDRPQQRIRPRAGGPVTVRRPATADTLQCHAELAQAGVRFTPLPDQDFGSGCLVEGAVRLDDYGLPTSGLKAIRCPLAQRFVAWTRYAVQPAARIVYGQAVVRIETYGTFSCRGIVGNGPAASGRVSQHGLANAIDIAGFTLSDGRRVTLTDGWNSQDERDRRFLRLIHESACKRFTTVLSPDYNAAHYNHFHFDMSGRGFCR; from the coding sequence ATGGTATTTCGCGTCCGCTTGCCCGCCCTGCTCGCCCTGCCCCTGATGCTGGCCGGATGCGTGTTCGGCGGGGGTGGAGAGGAGGATCGCCCGCAACAGCGCATCCGCCCGCGGGCCGGCGGGCCGGTGACCGTGCGGCGTCCCGCGACAGCGGACACGCTGCAATGCCATGCCGAACTGGCGCAGGCGGGCGTCCGCTTCACGCCCTTGCCCGATCAGGATTTCGGCAGCGGCTGCCTGGTCGAAGGTGCCGTGCGGCTCGACGATTACGGCCTGCCGACCAGCGGGCTGAAGGCGATCCGGTGCCCGCTGGCCCAGCGGTTCGTCGCCTGGACCCGCTATGCGGTGCAGCCTGCGGCCCGGATCGTTTATGGTCAGGCGGTAGTACGCATCGAAACCTATGGCACGTTCAGTTGCCGAGGGATCGTGGGTAATGGCCCTGCGGCCAGCGGACGGGTGTCACAGCACGGGCTGGCCAACGCCATCGACATTGCCGGCTTTACCCTGTCCGACGGGCGCCGGGTGACGCTGACCGATGGCTGGAACAGCCAGGACGAACGCGATCGCCGGTTCCTGCGCCTGATCCACGAAAGCGCGTGCAAGCGGTTCACCACGGTGCTCAGCCCCGATTACAATGCCGCGCACTACAACCATTTCCATTTCGACATGAGCGGTCGCGGCTTTTGCCGGTAA
- a CDS encoding ATP phosphoribosyltransferase regulatory subunit: protein MTGLLPEGFHDRLPPLADAAARLERRILDTAFAHGYEQVDPPLAEFADTLGQRLKASSLKDAVRFVDPVSQRTLAIRPDITAQVGRIAASRMAHHPRPVRLSYAGPVLKLRAGQLAPDRALRQIGAELIGLDSVSAAREVVGVAVEALTAAGLTGLSIDFTLPDLVETLAGDWLSPAQLAALNERLDAKDHAGVAAIAPDYLPLIEAAGPFGRAIERLAAWDATGALASRIDGLRALADGIGGQVSLTLDPTERHGFEYQSWLGFSIFAAGVRGEIGRGGAYVVMHDGGIAEPAIGFSLYADPILEAGLAVAERRRLFLPIGTDAGLAARLRAEGWVTVAQLHDGDTPQAQLCSHVLTDGTPRQI from the coding sequence ATGACCGGATTGCTGCCCGAAGGATTTCACGACCGCCTGCCGCCGCTGGCCGATGCCGCGGCCCGGCTGGAGCGGCGCATCCTCGATACCGCCTTTGCCCATGGCTATGAGCAGGTCGATCCGCCACTGGCGGAGTTTGCCGACACGCTCGGCCAGCGGCTCAAGGCATCCAGCCTGAAGGACGCGGTCCGCTTCGTCGATCCCGTGTCGCAGCGCACCCTGGCCATCCGTCCCGACATCACGGCACAGGTCGGCCGCATCGCCGCCAGCCGGATGGCGCACCATCCGCGCCCCGTCCGCCTGTCCTATGCCGGGCCGGTGCTGAAGCTGCGCGCGGGTCAACTCGCGCCCGATCGCGCGCTGCGTCAGATCGGTGCAGAGCTGATCGGCCTCGATTCGGTCAGCGCCGCCCGCGAAGTGGTGGGTGTGGCGGTCGAGGCGCTGACGGCCGCCGGGCTGACCGGATTGTCCATCGATTTCACGCTGCCCGACCTGGTCGAGACGCTGGCCGGCGACTGGCTGTCGCCTGCGCAGCTGGCGGCGCTCAACGAGCGGCTGGATGCAAAGGATCACGCGGGCGTCGCGGCGATCGCGCCCGATTATCTGCCGCTGATCGAGGCGGCGGGGCCGTTCGGGCGCGCGATCGAGCGGCTGGCCGCATGGGATGCCACTGGCGCGCTGGCCAGCCGGATCGACGGGCTGCGCGCGCTGGCCGACGGCATTGGCGGGCAGGTTTCCCTGACGCTGGACCCGACTGAGCGGCATGGGTTCGAATATCAAAGCTGGCTGGGCTTTTCGATCTTTGCCGCCGGGGTGCGCGGCGAGATCGGCCGGGGCGGCGCCTATGTCGTGATGCACGATGGCGGCATTGCCGAACCGGCCATCGGCTTTTCGCTCTATGCCGATCCGATCCTTGAGGCGGGACTGGCGGTTGCCGAGCGCCGCCGCCTGTTCCTGCCCATCGGCACCGATGCCGGTCTGGCGGCGCGGTTGCGCGCCGAGGGCTGGGTCACGGTTGCCCAGCTGCACGACGGCGACACGCCGCAGGCGCAGCTGTGCAGCCATGTGCTGACGGACGGGACGCCTCGCCAGATCTGA
- a CDS encoding protein-S-isoprenylcysteine O-methyltransferase, with the protein MYHDAALAPRTDADPRPRSAVSHGVGLAGLAGMTAWLALALWLGMDGPFAALVNVAAAGVPMVLWSVLVDKVHRNPSTGIDWSLKRPLKDSIDTSITKLVGLWLTWAAIAGVYAVARFYWQGNYQFAMWCFQMAAPWLFALSIPYVLWIDRHLVEPRDGPWHLGAWLMNLDEPIDREAIYGHLRAWAVKGFFLAFMLAIVPGGFGEVIRWDRSMLLGDPVMLARFLITVMFMVDVAFATSGYILTMKPLDAHIRSATPYTAGWVSALICYPPFALMGNGGPLDYHPGTSEWTFWLRDYPAVMAGFGAVLVALTAIYAWATIAFGIRFSNLTHRGILTHGPYAWTRHPAYVSKNLFWWIATLPFLTTTNSWSDAIRNTVLMAAVTGVYFWRAKTEEKHLGADPDYQAYSDWMTRNGPVPRFFAAIRRVAATRL; encoded by the coding sequence ATGTATCACGACGCCGCCCTCGCCCCGCGCACGGATGCCGATCCGCGGCCGCGATCGGCCGTGTCGCACGGCGTCGGGCTTGCCGGGCTGGCCGGGATGACGGCATGGCTGGCGCTGGCCCTGTGGCTGGGCATGGACGGGCCATTCGCTGCGCTGGTCAATGTCGCGGCGGCGGGCGTGCCCATGGTCCTGTGGTCGGTGCTGGTCGACAAGGTGCACCGCAACCCGTCGACCGGGATCGACTGGTCGCTGAAGCGGCCGCTTAAGGACAGCATCGACACCAGCATTACCAAGCTGGTCGGCCTGTGGCTCACCTGGGCCGCGATCGCCGGTGTCTATGCCGTTGCCCGCTTTTACTGGCAGGGCAATTACCAGTTCGCCATGTGGTGTTTCCAGATGGCGGCGCCGTGGCTGTTCGCGCTGTCCATCCCCTATGTCCTGTGGATCGACCGCCACCTGGTCGAACCGCGCGACGGCCCCTGGCACCTTGGCGCGTGGCTGATGAACCTGGATGAGCCGATCGACCGGGAGGCCATTTACGGCCATTTGCGGGCATGGGCGGTGAAGGGGTTTTTCCTGGCCTTCATGCTCGCCATCGTGCCGGGCGGATTTGGCGAGGTGATCCGATGGGACCGGTCGATGCTGCTGGGCGATCCGGTGATGCTGGCGCGCTTTCTGATCACCGTCATGTTCATGGTCGACGTCGCGTTCGCCACATCGGGCTATATCCTGACGATGAAGCCGCTGGACGCGCATATCCGGTCGGCCACGCCCTATACGGCCGGATGGGTGTCGGCGCTGATCTGCTATCCCCCGTTCGCGCTGATGGGCAATGGCGGGCCGCTGGACTATCATCCCGGCACGTCGGAATGGACGTTCTGGCTGCGCGATTATCCGGCGGTCATGGCCGGGTTCGGTGCAGTGCTGGTCGCGCTGACCGCCATTTATGCCTGGGCGACGATCGCGTTCGGCATCCGGTTTTCAAACCTGACGCATCGCGGCATCCTGACCCACGGTCCCTATGCCTGGACCCGGCATCCCGCCTATGTGTCCAAGAACCTGTTCTGGTGGATCGCCACGCTGCCATTCCTGACGACGACGAACAGCTGGTCCGATGCGATCCGCAACACGGTGCTGATGGCGGCGGTGACGGGCGTTTATTTCTGGCGCGCGAAAACCGAGGAAAAGCACCTGGGCGCCGATCCCGACTATCAGGCCTATAGCGACTGGATGACCCGCAACGGGCCGGTCCCGCGCTTCTTTGCCGCCATCCGCCGGGTTGCGGCGACGCGCCTTTGA